Proteins encoded together in one Synechococcales cyanobacterium T60_A2020_003 window:
- a CDS encoding NAD(P)H-quinone oxidoreductase subunit D4 (catalyzes the transfer of electrons from NADH to ubiquinone; NdhD4 is possibly involved in a constitutive CO(2)-uptake system) produces MLSALIWIPVLGAILISLLPPDLKPDRYRAIAIALVTGLLACTGLVAYQFNPAEGSMQMAEYIPWLPWLGLNYSI; encoded by the coding sequence ATGCTAAGTGCTTTAATTTGGATTCCGGTATTAGGAGCAATTCTGATTTCATTGCTGCCACCCGACTTAAAGCCTGATCGCTATCGGGCGATCGCGATCGCCCTTGTAACTGGGCTTTTGGCTTGCACGGGACTTGTGGCCTATCAATTCAATCCCGCTGAGGGCAGTATGCAAATGGCGGAATACATTCCGTGGCTGCCTTGGCTCGGTTTGAATTACAGCATCG